A section of the Oryzias melastigma strain HK-1 linkage group LG2, ASM292280v2, whole genome shotgun sequence genome encodes:
- the LOC112160185 gene encoding poliovirus receptor homolog yields the protein MCGRSSHPSLLLWIIAAGLSAALCDVKTASSLTAEAGRPVLLSCNISLASGEDVRQVRWLNRHKVPVLTYQPPAHVSHSLAHVELVPSRQNASAITIMRLRPDDAGCYRCIFDIYPSGSQEGSTCITVVGKVHLEGNRTAISGKPVTLSCWYSLPERVRQVLWTKTTEQGDTAAVASYSKRGTHTSEQFRDRVRLSPTLEDSRLTVLSVRTEDEACYTCQFHTYPDGARSSTACLSVYVLPKPEVTHVVSSPGVTEANCTAQSRPPAEITWEVGDENRTLGAPVSSAYEQGDGTTTVTSTLLFQSGLLGDVAVRCVVHHRGLEKPLMLALSTNVRPAIIVLLSVCGVAAVLLLCLCVCLCKCFICTQD from the exons ATGTGTGGACGCTCCTCCCACCCGAGTCTGCTGCTGTGGATCATCGCAGCAGGACTCTCTGCAGCTCTAT GTGACGTCAAAACGGCGAGCAGCCTGACGGCCGAGGCGGGCCGCCCCGTCCTGCTCAGCTGCAACATCTCCCTGGCGAGCGGGGAAGATGTCCGCCAGGTGCGTTGGCTCAACAGGCACAAAGTGCCCGTCCTGACCTACCAGCCCCCGGCCCACGTCAGCCACAGCCTAGCCCACGTGGAGCTCGTCCCCTCCCGCCAAAACGCCAGCGCCATCACCATCATGAGGCTGCGGCCCGACGACGCTGGCTGCTACCGCTGCATCTTTGACATCTACCCCTCGGGGAGCCAGGAGGGCTCCACCTGCATCACCGTCGTCG GTAAAGTGCACCTGGAGGGGAACAGGACGGCCATAAGCGGGAAGCCCGTCACCCTCTCCTGCTGGTACAGCCTCCCTGAGCGCGTCCGCCAGGTGCTGTGGACGAAGACGACGGAGCAGGGCGACACCGCCGCCGTGGCGTCCTACTCCAAGAGGGGCACCCACACATCCGAGCAGTTCAGGGACCGGGTCCGGCTGAGTCCCACGCTGGAGGACAGCCGGCTGACGGTCCTGAGCGTGCGCACGGAGGACGAGGCCTGCTACACCTGCCAGTTTCACACCTACCCGGACGGAGCCCGGAGCTCCACGGCCTGCCTCTCCGTCTACG TTCTGCCCAAACCCGAGGTGACCCATGTGGTCTCGTCCCCCGGCGTCACCGAGGCCAACTGCACCGCCCAGTCCCGCCCGCCCGCCGAGATCACCTGGGAGGTCGGCGATGAGAACCGCACGCTGGGGGCGCCCGTTTCCTCGGCCTACGAGCAAGGCGACGGCACGACCACGGTGACCAGCACGCTGCTCTTCCAGTCGGGGCTGCTGGGCGACGTGGCGGTCAGATGCGTGGTCCACCACCGGGGGCTGGAGAAGCCGCTGATGCTGGCGCTCAGCACCAACG TGCGCCCGGCCATCATCGTGCTCCTGTCGGTGTGCGGCGTGGCGGCGGTCCTCCTCCTGTGTCTGTGCGTGTGCCTCTGCAAGTGCTTCATCTGCACCCAAG